Proteins encoded together in one Drosophila albomicans strain 15112-1751.03 chromosome 2R, ASM965048v2, whole genome shotgun sequence window:
- the LOC117573774 gene encoding probable prefoldin subunit 5, which translates to MAATANNTAKTEMIDLTKLSPDQLMQIKQEFEQEMSSIQDSLSTLHSCKAKYAGSKDALESFQPDWENRQILVPLTSSMYVPGRIKDLNNFIIDIGTGYYIEKDLDGSKDYFKRRVEYVQEQIEKIEKIQLQKTRFLNSVIGILEVKQAAAAKMIQQQQQQQQQQPQAKQTA; encoded by the exons ATGGCTGCGACCGCAAATAATACCGCTAAAACCGAGATGATCGATCTCACCAAGCTCAGTCCGGACCAATTGATGCAAATCAAGCAAGAGTTCGAGCAG GAGATGAGCAGTATACAGGACTCGCTGTCGACTCTGCATAGCTGCAAAGCGAAATACGCTGGCTCCAAAGATGCCTTAGAATCGTTCCAGCCTGATTGGGAAAATCGTCAGATCCTGGTGCCACTCACCAGCAGTATGTACGTGCCCGGTCGCATCAAGGACCTCAACAACTTTATCATAGACATTGGCACCGGCTACTACATCGAAAAG GACTTGGATGGTTCCAAGGACTATTTTAAGCGTCGCGTCGAGTACGTGCAGGAGCAGATCGAGAAAATCGAAAAGATTCAGCTGCAAAAGACGCGTTTCCTCAACTCTGTGATCGGTATACTGGAGGTGAAgcaagcagctgcagcaaaaatgattcagcagcagcagcaacaacagcagcagcaaccacaagcCAAGCAGACAGCCTAA